TAAAGTGGTCTATTCGGGTAAAAATCAAACAGCGGACAGCTATATCGAGAAGTTCATGTACGATTTGAACCCCGTGCACGAAGTGACGGTAGCCACTTCCGACTTTATGCTTCAGAGAATGGTAGTATCAGCCGGAGGCAGTCGAATGAGTGCCAGGGAGCTGGAAAAGGAAATGGAGTTTTCATTAAGCTCCAATTTGAAAAAAGTCAAAATGGAATCTGAAGCCGATAGGAATCATTTGTTCAAGAGCATTGATGGGGATACCATTGAGAAATTGAAAAAAATCATAAGGGACCCCGATCAAGATTAGACATTGAGAGGAGATCGTGCCAATGAGCCATGAGGAATCGGTTTATGAAACTGTTTTGGAAATTTCAGATGGGGCATCTGACGAAAAGCTGGTGGAAATTGCGCAAAAGGGCGATAAAAAAGCCATGTCGGTGCTGGCCTTAAGGTATAAAAAGATGGTAGGAATCAAGGCAAGAAGCTATTATCTAGCGGGAGGCGACAAGGATGATTTGGTTCAGGAAGGGATGATAGGTCTTTGCAAGGCGGTGAAGGACTACAAGGCAGATCGCCAGGCGAGCTTCAAGGTGTTTGCGGATCTTTGCGTACAAAGGCAGTTGATTGGAGCAATAAAGAAGGCAAACAGGCATAAGCACGCCCCCCTTAATAGCTACGTATCATTTGATTATCCCGTATTCGACGGAGAAAATGGAGCAGTGTTGGGAGATGTCCTGAGAATGTCAAAAGTTTCTGAACCAGAGACTGTAGTGCTTGGAAATGAGGAAATATTGGATGTGGAGCTAATCATAAATGAGAGGCTAAGCAATTTTGAACGAAAAGTCTTGAAGCTTTACCTGGAGGGCAAGAACTATTTGGAGATGAGCGAACAGCTGAAAAAAGAGCATAAATCCATAGACAATGCCCTTCAAAGAATCAGGAAAAAGATAGATACACTGAGAGACACAAAATATTGAGAAAAAACTTGTACAAACAATTGACACCACAAAACAATTTTAGTATCATGTAGTAGCGATTTTAATTTGGTGGGGTTCCCGAGTGGCCAAAGGGGGCAGACTGTAAATCTGTTGGCTCAGCCTTCGATGGTTCGAATCCATCTCCCACCACCATAACAAGCCCATATAGCTCAGTAGGTAGAGCACCACCATGGTAAGGTGGGGGTCATCGGTTCAAATCCGATTATGGGCTCCACTTGTAAAACACACGGAAGTGTTAAAATAATTATATTTAGATGCGAAGGAGGAAACAGAAATGGGAAAAGCTAAATTTGAAAGAACTAAACCCCACGTAAATATCGGAACAATAGGACACGTAGACCACGGTAAGACTACGTTGACAGCAGCGATAACAACAGTAATGAACAAGAAGTATGGAACAGGTGCAGCGGTAGCATTCGACAACATCGACAAAGCGCCAGAAGAAAGAGAAAGAGGAATCACGATTTCTACAGCACACGTTGAGTACGAGACAGACGCGAGACATTATGCACACGTAGACTGCCCGGGACATGCGGATTACGTAAAGAACATGATTACAGGAGCAGCACAGATGGACGGAGCTATCTTGGTAGTAAGCGCGGCTGACGG
This genomic window from Alkalibacter saccharofermentans DSM 14828 contains:
- a CDS encoding NYN domain-containing protein, whose protein sequence is MGLRKHYLVVDGYNIINDWERLKEILSYSLEDAREALVGMIQSYAKIMNYSAIVVFDAYNNDEMVKEEEKSGVKVVYSGKNQTADSYIEKFMYDLNPVHEVTVATSDFMLQRMVVSAGGSRMSARELEKEMEFSLSSNLKKVKMESEADRNHLFKSIDGDTIEKLKKIIRDPDQD
- a CDS encoding GTP-binding protein, whose protein sequence is MGKAKFERTKPHVNIGTIGHVDHGKTTLTAAITTVMNKKYGTGAAVAFDNIDKAPEERERGITISTAHVEYETDARHYAHVDCPGHADYVKNMITGAAQMDGAILVVSAADG
- the sigH gene encoding RNA polymerase sporulation sigma factor SigH; this encodes MSHEESVYETVLEISDGASDEKLVEIAQKGDKKAMSVLALRYKKMVGIKARSYYLAGGDKDDLVQEGMIGLCKAVKDYKADRQASFKVFADLCVQRQLIGAIKKANRHKHAPLNSYVSFDYPVFDGENGAVLGDVLRMSKVSEPETVVLGNEEILDVELIINERLSNFERKVLKLYLEGKNYLEMSEQLKKEHKSIDNALQRIRKKIDTLRDTKY